Sequence from the Bryobacteraceae bacterium genome:
TCGACGATTGCTCCACCGACAACACCGTCACCGAGGCGCGCAATGCCGGAGCCGATGTCCTCTCCGTCCCGCATCATCTCGGGCTGGGAGGCTGCGTGCAAGCCGGCTATCGGCTCGCCTATCAGCTCGGTTACGATTGCGTGGTCCGGCTCGACGGCGACGGCCAGATGGATCCCCGCGATGTGCCCCGGCTTCTCGAAGCGTTGGAATCTTCCGGCTGCCAGATGGTGATCGGCTCGCGCTTCGCCGAGAGCGGCCAGTACGATACCGGCTTTGCGCGCGGCATCGGCATCCGCTTTTTCCGGCTCGTGCTCCGGCCGATTCTCGGACGCCCCGTTCGCGATCCCACTTCCGGTTACGTCGCCGTCAATCGCGAGGCGCTTGAGTTGTTCACGCGCAGCTTCCCGCTCGAGTACCCCGAGATCGAAGCTCTGGTTGTGCTGAAGCGCCGCGCTTTTCAATTCGCCGAGGTGCCCTGCACGTTCCGGCCTCGCCTGGCCGGGCGGAGCACGATCACGTCATCCCGGTCTTTCTATTACATGATTCACGTGCTGCTCGGCGTGCTCGTGAATATCCTTCGTTTCGAACGACACCGTTGGAGGTGATCCATGCGAATCCTTGACGTCGCGGGCCTGCTCAGCCTCGCGCTGATCGTGCGGGTGCTCTACTCGCTGCGCCGCGAGCATATCCGCGTCGAGTACTCGGTAAGCTGGCTTGCCGCCGGCCTCTCGATTCTTCTGCTTTCGCAGGCGCCGGAAGCGCTCCGGTGGCTCGCCGCGGTGTTCGGCGTGAGCACCGCCCCCTCGGCGCTGGCGGCCGTGGCGATGGCCGTGTTCCTGCTCGTCCTCTACCGCGTTTCGATGATCGTTTCCGAGCTGAAAGACAACAACATCGCCCTCGCCCAGAAGGTAGCGATCCTCGAGTACGAATTGCACCGCATCGGGGAGCGGCCGGCGCCGCGATAAGTGCCGCGCATCGGCGTCAACGCGCTCTACATGATCCCCGGCGGGGTCGGCGGCACGGAGATCTATCTCCGCTCGCTGCTCGCCGCGCTCGCCGGAATCGACCGCGCGAACCAGTACCTCGTCTTCACGAATCGCGAAACCGGCGCCGGTCTCGTTCCCTCCGCGCCGAACTTCCTGCACGTCCCCTGCGGCGTCGCCGCCGCCAACCGTCCGGCGCGCATCGTCTACGAGCAGACCGCGCTCGCCTGGAAGGCTCGCTCCTGCGGCGTGCTCTTCAACCCCGGCTACACAGCGCCCGTGCTCGCGCCCTGCCCCCAGGTCGCCGTCTTCCACGACATGCAGCACAAGCGGCACCCGGAGCATTTCCGCGCCGCCGACCTTCTCGCCTGGCGCGCCCTCCTCTGGGCTTCCGCGCACCGCGCCGCCCATCTCATCGCGGATTCAGCCGCCAGCCGCGACGACGTCATCCGCTACTACGGCCTCCCGCCCGATCGCGTTACTGAAGTGCCTCTCGGGGTCGACGAGGCGTTCTTCGACATCGGAACCGCCCGCCGGGACGATTGCAAATCCGAGGGAACGAACCAAACGTTGCTGTGCGTCTCCACGCTTCACCCGCACAAGAACATCGAGCGTCTTCTCCGCGTCTTCGCCCGCCTGCACGCCCGCCACCCGCGATGGCTGCTCACTCTCGCCGGCATGCGCGGCTTCCAGACCGAGGCCATCGAGCACCTCATCGCCGAACTCGGTTTGGGTTCCTTCGTCCGCATCACCGGCTGGATTCCCCGGGAAGAACTTCACGCGCTCTACCGGACTGCGGATGCGTTCGTCTATCCCTCGACGTTCGAAGGCTTCGGCATTCCGGTCATCGAAGCGCTCGCCGCTGCGATTCCGCTGGCGTGCTCATCGATCGAACCGCTCCGCACCCTCGCCGGCGACGCCGCGCTCACCTTCGACCCGCTCGACGAAACAGCGATGGAAGCCGCGCTCCACCGCCTCCTCAGCGGCCGTTGGAACGGACGCCGCGGACCGGCGCAAGCTGCCCGCTACCGCTGGGAATCGGCCGCCCGGTCCACGCTCGCCATCCTCGAGTCCGCCGCCACCGGCTCACGCACCAGCCGCGTCAACAGCAGGTAGGCGAACGGGTGCAGGCAGCCCATGATGGCGAAGATCGTCTCGTAACCGGCGTAGGTAATGATCATCCCCACGGCCGCCGTGAACAGCGTCCCGCCAAGCCCATTGCCAAACGCGACGATGCCCGCCACGGACCCCACCACCTC
This genomic interval carries:
- a CDS encoding glycosyltransferase family 2 protein, which produces MSGRRVLLLIPAYNEGACIAAVVREARETLGLPIVVLDDCSTDNTVTEARNAGADVLSVPHHLGLGGCVQAGYRLAYQLGYDCVVRLDGDGQMDPRDVPRLLEALESSGCQMVIGSRFAESGQYDTGFARGIGIRFFRLVLRPILGRPVRDPTSGYVAVNREALELFTRSFPLEYPEIEALVVLKRRAFQFAEVPCTFRPRLAGRSTITSSRSFYYMIHVLLGVLVNILRFERHRWR
- a CDS encoding DUF2304 domain-containing protein, which gives rise to MRILDVAGLLSLALIVRVLYSLRREHIRVEYSVSWLAAGLSILLLSQAPEALRWLAAVFGVSTAPSALAAVAMAVFLLVLYRVSMIVSELKDNNIALAQKVAILEYELHRIGERPAPR
- a CDS encoding glycosyltransferase family 1 protein, whose protein sequence is MPRIGVNALYMIPGGVGGTEIYLRSLLAALAGIDRANQYLVFTNRETGAGLVPSAPNFLHVPCGVAAANRPARIVYEQTALAWKARSCGVLFNPGYTAPVLAPCPQVAVFHDMQHKRHPEHFRAADLLAWRALLWASAHRAAHLIADSAASRDDVIRYYGLPPDRVTEVPLGVDEAFFDIGTARRDDCKSEGTNQTLLCVSTLHPHKNIERLLRVFARLHARHPRWLLTLAGMRGFQTEAIEHLIAELGLGSFVRITGWIPREELHALYRTADAFVYPSTFEGFGIPVIEALAAAIPLACSSIEPLRTLAGDAALTFDPLDETAMEAALHRLLSGRWNGRRGPAQAARYRWESAARSTLAILESAATGSRTSRVNSR